The following DNA comes from Chryseobacterium gallinarum.
CGAAAGAATACAGCAGATATAAAATAAAATCTTTGAAATAATTCTGGTCTGGTTCATGTCATGATCATTAATTGATATTGCAAATGTATAATTAATTATCGTAAAACAATAATTAATTTAAATAAAAATTTATTTTTCTCGATTCAAAATTATCAATAAACTGGTCGGAATAGCGTGATAATCACAGTTTTTAAGTAATTTTAAATAATAAAAATTGAAATCATGGCTTACAGTACTGAACTTGCCGACCGCGTACGGGAACGACTCTTGGTGGAAAATAATATAGAAATTGAAGAAAAGAAAATGTTCAGCGGACTGTCTTTTCTTGTGAATGGAAAGATGTGTATCAGCATCAGTCATGAGAATCTTATGTGCCGCTATGATCCGGAGTTGGAAGAAGAGGTTTCGGAAAAGAAAGGATTTCTGCCGATGATCATGAAAGGGAAGCAACTCAAAGGATACTGCTATGTAGAACCTGCCGGATTTCAAAAGCCGGATGATTTTGAATACTGGATCAAAATATGTCTTGATTATAACCCCATGGCAAAGGCTTCGAAGAAATGAATGGAAAAGAGTTGTGAATAAGAGTGATGAAATTTTCAGTCTCACAATCCATCACTCTTATTTATAGTTATCATGATTTCCGTAAAGCTTTTCTCTTATCCGGACCAGAGTCTTTGTTGTTTTTTCTAAATCAGGATAATCAGGCAGGCTGGAAACAGAATAATGGTTTTCTATAGATTGTATCAGTTTTTCTGCCTTTTGCATAATATCTTCATAGGACTGGTTCCCAGCTTTGATATCCAACAGTTCGTCGCGATTTTCTACACGAACAGTCAATGATCGGGTTTTAAAAATCTGTTCACAGGATTGCAGCAGCCGGATGGTATGCATCATATTCTTGCTGTCATAATTCTGTCCGTG
Coding sequences within:
- a CDS encoding TfoX/Sxy family protein, which gives rise to MAYSTELADRVRERLLVENNIEIEEKKMFSGLSFLVNGKMCISISHENLMCRYDPELEEEVSEKKGFLPMIMKGKQLKGYCYVEPAGFQKPDDFEYWIKICLDYNPMAKASKK